In Lates calcarifer isolate ASB-BC8 linkage group LG15, TLL_Latcal_v3, whole genome shotgun sequence, one genomic interval encodes:
- the LOC108887291 gene encoding collagen triple helix repeat-containing protein 1 isoform X3, with amino-acid sequence MMSPLIARLLLLVCLALPLYGVEKYGSCMQGPAGTPGRDGNPGANGIPGTPGIPGRDGLKGEKGECISEIFEEPWRPNYKQCAWNSLNYGIDLGKVADCTFTKLRSDSSLRVLFSGSLRLKCKNACCQRWYFTFNGAECTGPLPIESIIYLDQGSPELNSTINIHRTSSVEGLCEGVKAGLVDVAVWVGTCADYPRGDASTGWNSVSRIIIEELPK; translated from the exons ATGATGTCTCCCCTTATTGCCCGCCTGCTGCTCCTCGTCTGCCTGGCTTTACCTCTTTATGGCGTGGAAAAG TATGGCAGCTGCATGCAGGGGCCCGCAGGCACCCCTGGCCGAGACGGAAACCCTGGAGCCAATGGCATTCCGGGGACACCGGGCATCCCTGGCCGTGACGGACTCAAAGGTGAGAAAGGCGAGTGCATTAGCGAGATCTTCGAGGAGCCCTGGAGGCCCAACTACAAGCAGTGTGCCTGGAACTCTCTGAATTATGGGATCGACCTGGGTAAAGTAGCT GACTGTACGTTCACCAAGCTGCGTTCAGACAGCTCCCTCAGAGTCCTCTTCAGTGGTTCCCTTAGACTCAAGTGTAAGAATGCATGCTGCCAGAGGTGGTACTTCACTTTCAATGGAGCAGAGTGCACAGGACCCCTGCCCATAGAGTCAATCATCTACTTAGACCAGGGAAGTCCAGAGCTCAATTCAACCATCAACATCCACAGAACGTCCTCAG ttGAAGGCTTATGTGAGGGCGTCAAAGCAGGGCTGGTGGATGTGGCCGTGTGGGTGGGGACCTGCGCTGACTATCCCAGAGGTGACGCGTCCACAGGCTGGAATTCAGTATCCAGGATTATCATTGAGGAACTgcctaaataa
- the klhl32 gene encoding kelch-like protein 32 isoform X2: protein MCPVRRLHSTSPPPPPPSPLPLSRGMPSEPSLSREMLTGQRLCQSKSHQDSVLSALNQQRKDGLLCDVTLVAGEQKFHAHKAVLAACSDYFRAMFSLCMVESEADEVTLQGVTSVGLKHALDFAYTGQILLEPAVIQDVLSAGSHLQLLELLSLCSHYLIQELSSVNYLELYRVADLFHLPALEEAVVGFLVEHLSELSQSRQDEALQLPYRLLREVLKSDRLTSLSEEEIWKLVVLWLEHDCRYQYTEDLLQHVRYGLMDVPTLHHLANSHPLVQSSPTAAALVDEALDYHHATFAQPLRQSARTRPRFQSLTLYIVGGRKREVSRVRELRYFNPAAQEHVRVAGGSNWSELAPMPTGRSHHCVAVMGNFLFVVGGEVEHATGRTCAVRTACRYDPRGNRWTEIAPMKACREHFVLGALGQYLYAVGGRNELRQVLPSVERYCPKRNKWMFVQPFDRSLSCHAGCVADNLLWVSGGVTNTAQYQNRLMVYDPEQDQWLARSPMLQRRVYHVMAAVRRQLYVLGGNDLDYNNDRILVRHIDSYNMDLDQWTRCSFSLLTGQNESGIAVHDDRIYVVGGYSIWTNEPLACIQVLDLSNEGKEEVFYGPTLPFASNGIATCFLPAPYFTCPNLQTLQVPHHRIGTV, encoded by the exons ATGTGCCCAGTGAGGAGACTACACAGcacctcccctccacctccaccaccatctCCCCTTCCTTTGTCCAGGGGCATGCCTTCTGAACCCAGCCTCAG TAGGGAGATGCTGACAGGACAGAGGCTCTGCCAGTCAAAgtcccaccaggactctgtcCTCTCCGCCCTCAACCAGCAGAGGAAGGACGGCCTGTTGTGTGATGTCACTCTGGTGGCTGGTGAGCAGAAGTTCCACGCCCACAAAGCCGTCCTGGCAGCATGCAGCGATTACTTCAGG GCCATGTTCAGCTTGTGTATGGTGGAGAGTGAGGCAGACGAAGTGACTCTGCAAGGAGTGACCAGCGTTGGACTAAAGCACGCGTTAGACTTCGCCTACACCGGACAG ATTCTGCTAGAGCCAGCGGTGATCCAGGACGTCCTGTCTGCAGGCAGCCACCTTCAGCTGCTGGAGCTCCTCAGTCTCTGCTCCCACTACCTCATCCAG GAACTGAGCAGCGTAAACTACCTGGAGCTGTACCGCGTGGCCGACCTGTTCCACCTCCCTGCCTTAGAGGAGGCCGTGGTGGGCTTCCTGGTGGAGCATCTGTCTGAGTTGAGCCAGAGCCGGCAGGATGAGGCCCTGCAGCTGCCCTACCGCCTCCTCAGGGAGGTGCTGAAGAGCGACCGCCTCACCTCCCTCAGTGAGGAGGAGATATGGAAG TTGGTCGTTCTGTGGTTGGAACATGACTGTCGCTACCAGTACACTGAGGATCTCCTCCAACATGTCCGCTATGGCCTGATGGACGTCCCCACTCTGCACCACCTTGCCAATAGCCACCCTCTGGTCCAGTCCAGCCCCACCGCTGCCGCCCTGGTGGACGAGGCCCTAGACTACCATCACGCCACCTTTGCCCAGCCTCTCCGCCAGTCAGCCCGCACCAGGCCTCGCTTCCAGTCCCTCACCCTCTACATAGTTGGAGGGCGGAAGCGGGAGGTGAGCAGAGTGAGGGAGCTGCGGTACTTCAACCCAGCTGCGCAGGAGCACGTACGTGTCGCAGGTGGGTCGAACTGGAGCGAGCTGGCGCCCATGCCCACCGGGCGCAGTCACCACTGTGTGGCTGTCATGGGgaacttcctgtttgttgtgGGCGGTGAGGTGGAGCACGCCACCGGGAGGACGTGTGCAGTAAGGACTGCCTGTAGGTACGACCCCAGGGGCAACCGGTGGACTGAGATAGCCCCCATGAAGGCCTGCAGAGAACACTTTGTCTTGGGAGCTCTTGGTCAGTACCTCTACGCAGTGGGGGGCAGAAACGAGCTGAGGCAGGTGCTGCCCTCTGTGGAGCGCTACTGTCCCAAGAGGAACAAATGGATGTTTGTCCAACCCTTTGACCGCTCACTGTCCTGCCACGCCGGCTGTGTGGCTGACAACCTGCTGTGGGTCTCAG GTGGGGTGACAAACACAGCTCAGTACCAGAATCGACTAATGGTGTACGACCCAGAACAG gacCAGTGGTTGGCCCGCAGTCCCATGTTACAGAGGCGAGTTTACCACGTCATGGCGGCAGTAAGGAGGCAGCTCTATGTGCTGGGTGGTAACGACCTGGACTACAACAATGACCGCATCCTCGTCCGCCACATCGACTCTTACAACATGGACCTGGACCAGTGGACTCGCTGCTCCTTTAGCCTCCTCACGG GTCAAAATGAGTCTGGAATAGCCGTCCATGATGACAGGATCTATGTGGTTGGAGGGTACTCCATTTGGACCAACGAGCCTCTGGCATGCATTCAG GTGTTGGACCTGAGCAACGAGGGGAAAGAGGAGGTTTTCTACGGGCCAACATTGCCATTCGCCTCCAATGGTATAGCAACTTGTTTCCTCCCTGCTCCTTACTTTACCTGCCCAAATTTACAAACTCTACAAGTACCCCATCACAGGATTGGTACTGTTTAA
- the klhl32 gene encoding kelch-like protein 32 isoform X1 has product MCPVRRLHSTSPPPPPPSPLPLSRGMPSEPSLSSREMLTGQRLCQSKSHQDSVLSALNQQRKDGLLCDVTLVAGEQKFHAHKAVLAACSDYFRAMFSLCMVESEADEVTLQGVTSVGLKHALDFAYTGQILLEPAVIQDVLSAGSHLQLLELLSLCSHYLIQELSSVNYLELYRVADLFHLPALEEAVVGFLVEHLSELSQSRQDEALQLPYRLLREVLKSDRLTSLSEEEIWKLVVLWLEHDCRYQYTEDLLQHVRYGLMDVPTLHHLANSHPLVQSSPTAAALVDEALDYHHATFAQPLRQSARTRPRFQSLTLYIVGGRKREVSRVRELRYFNPAAQEHVRVAGGSNWSELAPMPTGRSHHCVAVMGNFLFVVGGEVEHATGRTCAVRTACRYDPRGNRWTEIAPMKACREHFVLGALGQYLYAVGGRNELRQVLPSVERYCPKRNKWMFVQPFDRSLSCHAGCVADNLLWVSGGVTNTAQYQNRLMVYDPEQDQWLARSPMLQRRVYHVMAAVRRQLYVLGGNDLDYNNDRILVRHIDSYNMDLDQWTRCSFSLLTGQNESGIAVHDDRIYVVGGYSIWTNEPLACIQVLDLSNEGKEEVFYGPTLPFASNGIATCFLPAPYFTCPNLQTLQVPHHRIGTV; this is encoded by the exons ATGTGCCCAGTGAGGAGACTACACAGcacctcccctccacctccaccaccatctCCCCTTCCTTTGTCCAGGGGCATGCCTTCTGAACCCAGCCTCAG cagTAGGGAGATGCTGACAGGACAGAGGCTCTGCCAGTCAAAgtcccaccaggactctgtcCTCTCCGCCCTCAACCAGCAGAGGAAGGACGGCCTGTTGTGTGATGTCACTCTGGTGGCTGGTGAGCAGAAGTTCCACGCCCACAAAGCCGTCCTGGCAGCATGCAGCGATTACTTCAGG GCCATGTTCAGCTTGTGTATGGTGGAGAGTGAGGCAGACGAAGTGACTCTGCAAGGAGTGACCAGCGTTGGACTAAAGCACGCGTTAGACTTCGCCTACACCGGACAG ATTCTGCTAGAGCCAGCGGTGATCCAGGACGTCCTGTCTGCAGGCAGCCACCTTCAGCTGCTGGAGCTCCTCAGTCTCTGCTCCCACTACCTCATCCAG GAACTGAGCAGCGTAAACTACCTGGAGCTGTACCGCGTGGCCGACCTGTTCCACCTCCCTGCCTTAGAGGAGGCCGTGGTGGGCTTCCTGGTGGAGCATCTGTCTGAGTTGAGCCAGAGCCGGCAGGATGAGGCCCTGCAGCTGCCCTACCGCCTCCTCAGGGAGGTGCTGAAGAGCGACCGCCTCACCTCCCTCAGTGAGGAGGAGATATGGAAG TTGGTCGTTCTGTGGTTGGAACATGACTGTCGCTACCAGTACACTGAGGATCTCCTCCAACATGTCCGCTATGGCCTGATGGACGTCCCCACTCTGCACCACCTTGCCAATAGCCACCCTCTGGTCCAGTCCAGCCCCACCGCTGCCGCCCTGGTGGACGAGGCCCTAGACTACCATCACGCCACCTTTGCCCAGCCTCTCCGCCAGTCAGCCCGCACCAGGCCTCGCTTCCAGTCCCTCACCCTCTACATAGTTGGAGGGCGGAAGCGGGAGGTGAGCAGAGTGAGGGAGCTGCGGTACTTCAACCCAGCTGCGCAGGAGCACGTACGTGTCGCAGGTGGGTCGAACTGGAGCGAGCTGGCGCCCATGCCCACCGGGCGCAGTCACCACTGTGTGGCTGTCATGGGgaacttcctgtttgttgtgGGCGGTGAGGTGGAGCACGCCACCGGGAGGACGTGTGCAGTAAGGACTGCCTGTAGGTACGACCCCAGGGGCAACCGGTGGACTGAGATAGCCCCCATGAAGGCCTGCAGAGAACACTTTGTCTTGGGAGCTCTTGGTCAGTACCTCTACGCAGTGGGGGGCAGAAACGAGCTGAGGCAGGTGCTGCCCTCTGTGGAGCGCTACTGTCCCAAGAGGAACAAATGGATGTTTGTCCAACCCTTTGACCGCTCACTGTCCTGCCACGCCGGCTGTGTGGCTGACAACCTGCTGTGGGTCTCAG GTGGGGTGACAAACACAGCTCAGTACCAGAATCGACTAATGGTGTACGACCCAGAACAG gacCAGTGGTTGGCCCGCAGTCCCATGTTACAGAGGCGAGTTTACCACGTCATGGCGGCAGTAAGGAGGCAGCTCTATGTGCTGGGTGGTAACGACCTGGACTACAACAATGACCGCATCCTCGTCCGCCACATCGACTCTTACAACATGGACCTGGACCAGTGGACTCGCTGCTCCTTTAGCCTCCTCACGG GTCAAAATGAGTCTGGAATAGCCGTCCATGATGACAGGATCTATGTGGTTGGAGGGTACTCCATTTGGACCAACGAGCCTCTGGCATGCATTCAG GTGTTGGACCTGAGCAACGAGGGGAAAGAGGAGGTTTTCTACGGGCCAACATTGCCATTCGCCTCCAATGGTATAGCAACTTGTTTCCTCCCTGCTCCTTACTTTACCTGCCCAAATTTACAAACTCTACAAGTACCCCATCACAGGATTGGTACTGTTTAA
- the LOC108887268 gene encoding frizzled-6: MLMPGPLWVCLALIWVGSCSTHSLFTCEPIKVHRCLGMPYNMTFFPNMMEHYDQDIAASNMEPFMPLANLRCSPDVHHFLCQAFVPACTEENNVIPPCREQCETVLSDCEENIRIFGITWPPELQCDKLDSCSRSDGSALPATTPVISSSSAKRDLGFWCPLQLKTKPGHGSSFLGAQDCAPPCSNMYFKPHDIEFAKSFIGVCSIICLGATLFTFLTFLIDVKRFRYPERPIIFYAVCYSFVSLIYFIGFLLGNNAACTKAAHPPGVDTVVLGSQSKGCTLLFMLLYFFSIAGIVWWVILTITWFLAAGPKWSCEAIEKKAVWFHSAAWGIPGALTVMLLALNKVEGDNISGVCFVGLYDLDALRYFVLAPLCVGVIVGLFLILAGIVSLNHVRQVIQHDERNQEKLKKFMIRIGVFSCLYLVPLVTLLACYTYEQSHRSTWENTWINDRCQEYSIPCSYKTTEHDRPDLSLFLVKYLMTLVVGISAVFWVSSKKTCSEWAYFFNRTRKRDPISESRRVLQESCEFFLKHNSRVQHKKKHYKPSSHKLKVISKSMGTSTGAAPTTASTAGNTTNQGASAVGNHEPHLQGSLSETSAREHLNRGASSRSSRRGERERDRERDRDREREREGGERRSKGGSSSKVSSRSESMHRVPDGRMTPRSELSEARQVPSGQQHSALNRSHSSSIIQDSTHQLVHQVLEESKDTKDSSC; encoded by the exons ATGCTGATGCCAGGACCACTGTGGGTGTGCCTGGCACTGATATGGGTGGGAAGCTGCAGTACCCACAGCCTGTTCACCTGTGAGCCAATCAAAGTGCATCGATGCTTGGGGATGCCCTACAACATGACTTTCTTTCCCAACATGATGGAGCATTATGATCAGGATATTGCTGCCAGCAATATGGAG CCATTCATGCCCTTGGCAAACCTGCGCTGCTCTCCAGACGTCCACCACTTTCTTTGCCAAGCTTttgtcccagcatgcactgaGGAGAACAACGTGATCCCTCCATGCCGAGAGCAGTGTGAGACTGTTCTGTCCGACTGCGAAGAGAATATCCGCATCTTTGGTATCACCTGGCCCCCTGAGCTGCAGTgtgacaa ATTGGATTCATGTAGCCGCTCTGATGGCTCAGCACTTCCTGCAACCACGCCAGTGATCTCTTCCTCGTCGGCTAAGAGGGACCTGGGCTTCTGGTGTCCTCTGCAGTTAAAGACAAAACCAGGCCATGGATCGTCGTTCCTCGGCGCCCAGGACTGTGCTCCGCCTTGCTCCAACATGTACTTCAAACCCCACGACATTGAGTTTGCCAAGAGCTTCATCGGTGTGTGCTCCATCATCTGCCTGGGCGCCACACTCTTCACTTTCCTCACTTTCCTCATCGACGTCAAACGTTTCCGCTATCCTGAGCGCCCCATAATCTTCTATGCCGTCTGCTACAGCTTTGTCTCGCTCATATACTTCATTGGGTTCCTGCTGGGAAATAATGCAGCCTGTACTAAGGCAGCACATCCTCCTGGTGTGGATACAGTGGTGCTTGGCTCTCAGAGCAAAGGGTGTACTTTGCTTTTTATGCTCCTTTACTTTTTCTCCATCGCTGGTATCGTCTGGTGGGTCATACTCACCATCACCTGGTTCCTGGCAGCTGGACCTAAGTGGAGCTGTGAGGCCATAGAGAAGAAAGCG GTATGGTTCCACTCTGCTGCCTGGGGGATCCCTGGGGCACTAACAGTCATGCTGCTCGCTCTGAACAAGGTTGAAGGGGACAACATCAGTGGAGTTTGTTTCGTTGGACTCTATGACCTGGACGCCCTGCGCTACTTTGTTCTGGCTCCACTGTGTGTGGGCGTCATAGTCGGCCTCTTCCTCATCCTGGCTGGCATTGTTTCTCTCAATCATGTCCGGCAGGTCATTCAGCACGACGAGCGCAACCAGGAGAAGCTGAAGAAGTTCATGATTCGCATTGGTGTGTTCAGCTGCCTCTACCTGGTCCCCCTGGTCACCCTATTAGCCTGCTACACCTACGAACAGAGTCACCGCAGCACCTGGGAGAACACCTGGATCAACGACCGCTGTCAGGAGTACAGCATCCCCTGTTCCTACAAG ACAACAGAGCACGACCGTCCTgacctctctttgtttttggtgaaatactTGATGACGTTGGTGGTTGGAATATCTGCAGTGTTCTGGGTCAGCAGCAAAAAGACGTGCTCTGAGTGGGCTTACTTCTTCAACAGGACCCGCAAGAGAGA TCCCATCAGCGAGAGTCGCCGGGTGCTCCAGGAGTCCTGTGAGTTCTTCCTCAAGCACAACAGCCGTGTCCAGCACAAGAAGAAGCACTACAAGCCCAGCTCCCACAAGCTCAAGGTCATCTCCAAGTCCATGGGCACAAGCACAGGCGCTGCTCCCACCACTGCCTCCACCGCCGGCAACACCACCAACCAAGGAGCCTCTGCAGTGGGCAATCACGAGCCCCATCTGCAAGGTTCTCTGTCTGAGACCTCAGCCAGAGAGCACCTGAACAGGGGCGCCTCCAGCCGAAGCTCCagaaggggggagagggagagggacagggAGCGGGACcgagacagggagagggagagggagggaggagagagacgcAGCAAAGGTGGGAGCTCCAGTAAGGTCAGCAGCCGGTCAGAGAGCATGCACAGAGTTCCAGATGGGAG GATGACCCCGAGGAGCGAGCTGTCAGAGGCCAGACAGGTTCCCAGTGGACAGCAACATTCAGCTTTAAACcgatcacacagcagcagcatcatccaAGACTCCACCCACCAGCTGGTGCACCAGGTGCTTGAGGAGAGCAAGGACACAAaggacagcagctgctga
- the LOC108887291 gene encoding collagen triple helix repeat-containing protein 1 isoform X2, whose translation MMSPLIARLLLLVCLALPLYGVEKVRNRGYRKDPDADKYGSCMQGPAGTPGRDGNPGANGIPGTPGIPGRDGLKGEKGECISEIFEEPWRPNYKQCAWNSLNYGIDLGKVADCTFTKLRSDSSLRVLFSGSLRLKCKNACCQRWYFTFNGAECTGPLPIESIIYLDQGSPELNSTINIHRTSSVEGLCEGVKAGLVDVAVWVGTCADYPRGDASTGWNSVSRIIIEELPK comes from the exons ATGATGTCTCCCCTTATTGCCCGCCTGCTGCTCCTCGTCTGCCTGGCTTTACCTCTTTATGGCGTGGAAAAGGTGAGAAATAGAGGATACCGAAAGGATCCTGACGCTGACAAG TATGGCAGCTGCATGCAGGGGCCCGCAGGCACCCCTGGCCGAGACGGAAACCCTGGAGCCAATGGCATTCCGGGGACACCGGGCATCCCTGGCCGTGACGGACTCAAAGGTGAGAAAGGCGAGTGCATTAGCGAGATCTTCGAGGAGCCCTGGAGGCCCAACTACAAGCAGTGTGCCTGGAACTCTCTGAATTATGGGATCGACCTGGGTAAAGTAGCT GACTGTACGTTCACCAAGCTGCGTTCAGACAGCTCCCTCAGAGTCCTCTTCAGTGGTTCCCTTAGACTCAAGTGTAAGAATGCATGCTGCCAGAGGTGGTACTTCACTTTCAATGGAGCAGAGTGCACAGGACCCCTGCCCATAGAGTCAATCATCTACTTAGACCAGGGAAGTCCAGAGCTCAATTCAACCATCAACATCCACAGAACGTCCTCAG ttGAAGGCTTATGTGAGGGCGTCAAAGCAGGGCTGGTGGATGTGGCCGTGTGGGTGGGGACCTGCGCTGACTATCCCAGAGGTGACGCGTCCACAGGCTGGAATTCAGTATCCAGGATTATCATTGAGGAACTgcctaaataa
- the LOC108887291 gene encoding collagen triple helix repeat-containing protein 1 isoform X1, whose product MMSPLIARLLLLVCLALPLYGVEKVRNRGYRKDPDADKCTGNDAEKPNCTRHSGEGRSTYLTKMYGSCMQGPAGTPGRDGNPGANGIPGTPGIPGRDGLKGEKGECISEIFEEPWRPNYKQCAWNSLNYGIDLGKVADCTFTKLRSDSSLRVLFSGSLRLKCKNACCQRWYFTFNGAECTGPLPIESIIYLDQGSPELNSTINIHRTSSVEGLCEGVKAGLVDVAVWVGTCADYPRGDASTGWNSVSRIIIEELPK is encoded by the exons ATGATGTCTCCCCTTATTGCCCGCCTGCTGCTCCTCGTCTGCCTGGCTTTACCTCTTTATGGCGTGGAAAAGGTGAGAAATAGAGGATACCGAAAGGATCCTGACGCTGACAAG TGCACTGGAAATGATGCAGAAAAGCCCAACTGCACTAGGCACTCTGGAGAAGGAAGATCTACTTATTTGACCAAAATG TATGGCAGCTGCATGCAGGGGCCCGCAGGCACCCCTGGCCGAGACGGAAACCCTGGAGCCAATGGCATTCCGGGGACACCGGGCATCCCTGGCCGTGACGGACTCAAAGGTGAGAAAGGCGAGTGCATTAGCGAGATCTTCGAGGAGCCCTGGAGGCCCAACTACAAGCAGTGTGCCTGGAACTCTCTGAATTATGGGATCGACCTGGGTAAAGTAGCT GACTGTACGTTCACCAAGCTGCGTTCAGACAGCTCCCTCAGAGTCCTCTTCAGTGGTTCCCTTAGACTCAAGTGTAAGAATGCATGCTGCCAGAGGTGGTACTTCACTTTCAATGGAGCAGAGTGCACAGGACCCCTGCCCATAGAGTCAATCATCTACTTAGACCAGGGAAGTCCAGAGCTCAATTCAACCATCAACATCCACAGAACGTCCTCAG ttGAAGGCTTATGTGAGGGCGTCAAAGCAGGGCTGGTGGATGTGGCCGTGTGGGTGGGGACCTGCGCTGACTATCCCAGAGGTGACGCGTCCACAGGCTGGAATTCAGTATCCAGGATTATCATTGAGGAACTgcctaaataa